The Raphanus sativus cultivar WK10039 chromosome 2, ASM80110v3, whole genome shotgun sequence genome includes a region encoding these proteins:
- the LOC108835533 gene encoding vegetative cell wall protein gp1-like, which produces MRNCPKGPRGLQDWIQVSHKKNNPSPHQSPPDPAGPSNPISPSPPLPSSPLAPPAPPSPSATPPQPESQIICDSPVSEAPNSMDIDTSPASKGEGNFIIGLEAVHRDRPITVVSNKFAALSSDQNHTALNPFVLPPSNPLPPPTLAQSETQTPTNSSSLPTTPNIQPVDLPPILPKPLNPSITTVTSCSSPLEEAPLH; this is translated from the coding sequence ATGAGGAACTGTCCGAAAGGCCCGAGAGGTCTTCAGGATTGGATTCAAGTTTCTCATAAGAAAAACAACCCTTCCCCCCACCAATCACCTCCTGACCCCGCTGGCCCCTCCAACCCAATTTCGCCGTCTCCTCCCCTACCTTCCTCACCTTTAGCTCCCCCTGCCCCTCCTTCGCCTTCTGCTACTCCTCCCCAGCCTGAATCTCAAATCATCTGTGACTCTCCAGTCAGTGAAGCTCCCAACTCTATGGATATTGATACTTCTCCTGCTTCTAAAGGGGAAGGAAACTTCATTATAGGACTTGAAGCAGTTCACAGAGACCGGCCAATCACTGTTGTTTCCAACAAATTTGCTGCTCTCTCTTCCGATCAAAACCATACTGCCTTAAACCCTTTCGTTCTCCCACCTTCCAATCCTTTACCTCCACCTACCCTTGCCCAATCAGAAACCCAAACTCCCACCAATTCAAGCTCCCTCCCTACCACACCAAACATTCAGCCTGTTGACCTTCCCCCCATCCTACCTAAACCTCTTAACCCCTCTATCACTACAGTTACTTCCTGTTCTTCTCCTTTGGAGGAGGCACCCCTTCATTAA